CAGGGGTATTACTATCAAAAATTAAATTATCTCCCACAGATGAAGCTACACTGGCAATCGTTTGGGGTAAATTATTTACAGAGGTATAACTATTTCCAATAAACAGCACTCTTTTTGTTTGGCTTTGCAATTGAGTGATTGAAAGCAACAAAAGCGTGACACTCAAAATTAAATTTGAAACATTTTTCTTCATTTTCATTTTTTTTAAATTGAGTTGCAGCATAGTTAAAGGGGCTTTTTAATCTATTGACGATAGATTTACTTCACTAATTTTTGACGAGCTTCTTTTTATAAATTCTACCTTCAGAGGCAACTTCAACAATGTACATACCATTTGATAAATTTTCAATGTCAACTTGGTTAGTATTTTGATTTTTTTCAATAATTAGTTTTCCAGAAAGGTCTACTATTTTAACAGATTCAATGATTAAGTTATTTTTAGACTCAATATTTACAACATTTTGTGAAGGGTTAGGATAGATTGAAAACTGGTCTTGATTCAAATCGTCCAAAGATAGATTTGAAACAATGTTTATCGTATAATCCTCGGTTTCTCCTACGGCTAGTACTTCAGGTGTGCCATTTATGGTGACATTGGTGCACGGAGTAACAGGTCCGTTTGGTCCGTTTGTTCCTGTAAATAAGTCATCTTCATATAGAAGAACTCTTAGCCTGGTTTGCCCGTTAGTTACTGTATTGGGAATGGTAACGTTGACAGTAGTGCCTGTGTTAAATGGGAAAATTACATCCATAACAGTTTCACCAACATCATTAAAATCATTGTCTCTATTGAGATCTATAAAAGCTAGAACCCTGTGTGTAGAGTTATTATTATAATTTACAGTCAATGGCGTAAACCCATTTCCTTTAACAATATTAGGTATAGCAAGGTTATTGTAAAAAACATAAGCAGCTCCTGGCCATCTTGTATTACCTGAATTATTAGAGAGAGTACCGAAACTAACATTTGATATAAGTCGGTCGGGTAGGTTAAAGGGTGCGACATTTTTAAAGCCGGCAGCGCAATAAGGCGCAGGGTTCGTTGATTGCGCAAAATTTGTAATGCTGGTTAAGAACCCAAAAGCTAAGAGTAAATTTTTTTTCATTTTTTATTTGTTAGTTAGTTTTTTGCGTTTTTTATTTCAAACAAACTGATGTTGAAATAGCATGTTCGAAATTACTTTTTAACTACCAAATAAAACATCCCCTTTTTGATGGGTTTTAAAAAAATCATATAAAAAAGGGATGGTAGAATTCTAATTGATGATTTCTAAATCTAGAGCTTTCTTAACAAGACTAGTTATCTTATCTACATTAAACTTATAAAAAAGTTTTTGTTTGTGACTTACTACAGTATGGTGACTTATAAACAGCGTATCTGCAATTTGGTTGATGGTTAATCCTTTTGCAATTAGCTCTAAAATTTCCTTTTCACGAGATGATAGTTTTGGTAAAATGGATTTCGTAGATGACTCATCTTCCTCTTCATTTGTAAAGATGAGTTTATTTTTAATCGCCTCGCTAAAAAAAAGATTTCCTTGAGCAACACTTGTTATTGCGCTAACTAACAATTTTTTATCAGCGTTTTTAAAAAGATAGCCATCAATCTTCGTTTTAATCAATGCTTTAATAATTTGAATTTCTTCGTGCATCGATACGATAAGGATTTTTATAGTTGGATACTGTTTTTTTATCATTTGGCTTAATGCTATGCCATCCATTTCCGGCATACTGATATCACTTATTAAAACATCAATAGTTGCTAAATTGGGTTGATTTAATAGTTCTTTTGCACTAGAAGCAGTGATTAGAATATTGAAATTGTCAACATCCTTTAAAATTGAAGATAGCCCTTCTAAAAAAAGGGAATGATCATCTACTATGGCAATGTTTATTTTCTTCATTTTCTTCCTTTACTAATCAACAAGGTATTGTAATATTAAATGCTGAGCCTCTACCAATAACCGAGTCTATAATAAGTTTTCCCCCTAATGCTTTTGTTCTAGCCTCTAGATTTCGCAATCCGATACCTAATTTTTTTTTCGAAGTGTCAAATCCAGCTCCATTATCTTCAATTACTAAATTTAACTCATGCTCAAACTTAGTTACGTTAATTTCAATTTTTGTTCCATTAGAATGAGCGATAGAATTTTTAAGCAATTCTTGGATCATTCTATAAACGGTTACTTGAATTTCTTCTGATAATAGGTTTATTTTATCTTCCTCTAAATATTCTAAGGTAATTTCAAGGCTGGTAGCCTCCTTGATGTCGTTGACTAAATTATTGATAACTTCAATAAAAATAGAATCTTTGAGTTGTGGAGTAATCAAGTTGTGGGATATGGATCGCACATCGTGATACAATACATCTACATTTTTTATAACTTTTTCTATTTGTTCATTTTTATCTTCTTCAGCAATTTTACTTAATTTTAGTTTAATAGCCGAGAGCGAACCTCCTATGCCATCGTGCAACTCAGAGGCAATCCTACTTCTTTCGTTTTCCTCCCCTTTGATGTAATTGCGCATCGATTTTACTTGTTCGTTTTTGATCAGTTCTACTGCTTTTTGCTGGTATAATTCTTCTGATTTTTGGGCGAGAGCTTTACTAATTTTGGCTCTTTTTTTGTAGTTGAGAACTATTATTATGGATAATATAACTATCAATAATGAAAATCCTGCAATGCAGTTTCGTATTAATTTTTGCTTGTTTAACTCTTGTAGCGCAACGGCTCTTGCTTTGTCTTGTTTTGCTTTTGCAATTATTTCTTTCTTTTCAAATTCATAGTTCATTTCAGCTTTAACAATTTTTTCAGTATTTATTTTATTTTCGATGCTGTCTCTTGTGGTTATAAATTTTTTATAGTGATGTAGTGCCAACTGATGTAGTTTTTGCTTTTCATACAAAGTACTCAGTAATTGCTCACATGCCCAATAGGTATTAAATCTGCTAATTTCTTTTGCTAATTGAGAAGCGCTTGAGGCAAATTGAATGGCCATTTTGTCGTTATTTTTTTTCTCATAAATGGAAGCAATAGAGAGCTTTGTAATTGCAATAACTTCTTTTTTTTGAGTTTGTTCTCCAATTGTGAGCAATTCAAAAAAATATTGAAGTGCTAAATCATTATTACCCATAATTTGATGATAGATGCCTAATGAATTGTATAGCATCACTTGAGACCTTTTTAAATGATATTTTTCAACCAACACTTCTGCTTTTGTGAAAAACGCTAATGCTTTTGCAGTTTCATTTTGTTTTAGATAAATGTTTCCTGTGGCGATATAACTTCTAACATTAGCATCATAGTTTGTATTTGGTAGCGTAAAAACTTTTGAGTAATATTCTACTGCTTTTGAATATTTTTTTAAGTTAGAATAAACATCTCCCAAGGCAATGTATACTTCATGAAGATTTTTACTATCGATTTTTTCTTTAATCTTTAAAGACGATAAGAACCAATTTAATGCGGCTGTGTAGTTGTTTGTATTAAGCGATTGAATGCCTAAATTGTAGAAAGATCTTGCAATAAGATTTTTATTATTTATGATTTTGGCTAACCTTAGACCTTTTTTAGTATAATATACTGAGGTATCATTTTGACCTATATTGGAATAATAAATGCTTAATCCGCTGTATACGCTTATCAATTTTTCTTGAATTTTTTTGATTTCTATTTTTGATTTCTCTTTTAGCAAGAGCTTTTCTAAAATATTTTTAGCGTCAGTGGTATAAACATAAGCTTTATTGTAGTCATTAAAATGCATTATAAAATACTTAGCTAAGACAATATCAGTATTTGCAATCTCTAATTGTAAGTTCTCTTTTTTTGCCTTAATTAGTGCCTTAGTATAGTAAGCAAACGTTGAATCGGCATTGCTTTTTTCAAATTCGGTACCGATGGCGATATAGAGTTTTGTGATAGATGTATCATTTGTCGTTTTTAGTACAGCACCTTTTAAACTATCTATTTTACTGGTTTGTCCGTAAAATGACGGTATGTTAAAAGCCAAAAAAAGTACTGTAAAAAAAAATTGTTTTGGGTACATCATATTTAGTTACTATCATCTTTTCATAATTCACTTCCTTTTTTTAAAATTGAGTTAATTGTTTTAAAAACAGTATAATATCAATTTTTTAGTTTATTTCTACCGGCAGAAAGTAGTTATTTAAACTAACAAAGCAAACCTTATTTTAGTATTCGATTGTTTCCAAATGTATAGAACAATAGGTTTTTTTAGTGACACAATTGTGTCATGTGGTTGCTAGTTGACTTTTTATTTTTGCTAGCATATATTTTCAGGAACTGATTTTAAATTAACCTCCTTTTTCATGCAACTCAAAATTAGTAATGTAACAAAGCAATACGCTAAAGATAAGTTTGGTTTGGTTGATTTTTCAATGACATTAGAAAATGGTATTGTAGGTTTGCTTGGATCCAATGGCGCTGGAAAATCGACACTCATGCGTATAATTGCCACTGTTTCTAATCCAACATCTGGAACAATAAAACTGAATGGCAAAGATATTTTAAAGTATCCGAACAGTATGCGTAAAGTGTTGGGTTACTTGCCACAAGATTTTGGTGTTTATCCTAACTTAACTGGGTATGAATTTTTGAAATATATAGCTGCCTTGAAGGGTATCGGTGGTAAAGGTTTACAAACAAAGGTTGTTCAACTCTTAGAAGGCGTAAATCTTATGGATGTTTCTAATAGACCTATTAGCACTTATTCAGGCGGAATGAAGCAGAGGCTTGGAATTGCACAAGTATTACTAAATGATCCTAAAGTTTTGATTTTTGATGAACCCACTGTTGGACTTGATCCAGTAGAGCGTGTTCGGTTTAGGAATCTTATTTCTCAGCTTGCTGATGAACGTATTGTTATTCTTTCCTCTCACATTTTAGCTGATATTGAAATGATTGCTGATGAGGTTGTCATAATGAAAAATGGATTACTAGTGCAAAAGGGTTTTCAGTCAGAAATTATTGATACCGTAAAAAATAAGGTCTTTGAACTGGAAGTTTCGAAAGATAATTTGCAGTCGTTTAAAGATAAGTTTTTAGTAATTAGTACAATACAGAAGAGAGAGGGAGTACTTGTACGAGTTGTATCAGACACCGTTTTAACTCATGCAATTTCATGTGAACCTACGCTTGAAGATGCTTTTCTATATTTGTCAAATTCGTACTTATGAGCCAAGTTTTTAGTATTGTACGTGCTGATTTCGTACAGCGTTTCAGGAGCAATACCTTCATGATTCTGACTTTAGTTAGTGTGGCTGCAGCATATAAATTTGTACCATTACCAGAAGATAATTATACCACTATACGAATAGGGGACTTTACCGGATTGAATAATGCGGCTTGGATAGGACATTCGACAGCGATATTGGCCAGCTTCTTTTTGTGGTTTATTGGTTTTTATGTAATTAATAATAGCATTAGACGTGATGTGGAAACTGGTGTGGGGCAAATTATTGCGAGCACTTCAGTCACTAATTTTCTCTATTTACTGGCGAAAGCATTAAGCCATTTTTTGTTACTTTTCTTTATAGTTGCAATCATTTTTTTTATGGGGTTGGGTCTTTCCTTGTTTAGGTTTGATACGTATCCTTTTGATTTTTTTCAGTTTGCAGCGCCTTATATTTTTACAACAATTCCAAGCATCTTTTTTTTATCTGCTCTTACCGTTTTTTTTG
Above is a genomic segment from Flavobacterium phycosphaerae containing:
- a CDS encoding tetratricopeptide repeat-containing sensor histidine kinase, encoding MMYPKQFFFTVLFLAFNIPSFYGQTSKIDSLKGAVLKTTNDTSITKLYIAIGTEFEKSNADSTFAYYTKALIKAKKENLQLEIANTDIVLAKYFIMHFNDYNKAYVYTTDAKNILEKLLLKEKSKIEIKKIQEKLISVYSGLSIYYSNIGQNDTSVYYTKKGLRLAKIINNKNLIARSFYNLGIQSLNTNNYTAALNWFLSSLKIKEKIDSKNLHEVYIALGDVYSNLKKYSKAVEYYSKVFTLPNTNYDANVRSYIATGNIYLKQNETAKALAFFTKAEVLVEKYHLKRSQVMLYNSLGIYHQIMGNNDLALQYFFELLTIGEQTQKKEVIAITKLSIASIYEKKNNDKMAIQFASSASQLAKEISRFNTYWACEQLLSTLYEKQKLHQLALHHYKKFITTRDSIENKINTEKIVKAEMNYEFEKKEIIAKAKQDKARAVALQELNKQKLIRNCIAGFSLLIVILSIIIVLNYKKRAKISKALAQKSEELYQQKAVELIKNEQVKSMRNYIKGEENERSRIASELHDGIGGSLSAIKLKLSKIAEEDKNEQIEKVIKNVDVLYHDVRSISHNLITPQLKDSIFIEVINNLVNDIKEATSLEITLEYLEEDKINLLSEEIQVTVYRMIQELLKNSIAHSNGTKIEINVTKFEHELNLVIEDNGAGFDTSKKKLGIGLRNLEARTKALGGKLIIDSVIGRGSAFNITIPC
- a CDS encoding T9SS type A sorting domain-containing protein, which translates into the protein MKKNLLLAFGFLTSITNFAQSTNPAPYCAAGFKNVAPFNLPDRLISNVSFGTLSNNSGNTRWPGAAYVFYNNLAIPNIVKGNGFTPLTVNYNNNSTHRVLAFIDLNRDNDFNDVGETVMDVIFPFNTGTTVNVTIPNTVTNGQTRLRVLLYEDDLFTGTNGPNGPVTPCTNVTINGTPEVLAVGETEDYTINIVSNLSLDDLNQDQFSIYPNPSQNVVNIESKNNLIIESVKIVDLSGKLIIEKNQNTNQVDIENLSNGMYIVEVASEGRIYKKKLVKN
- a CDS encoding ABC transporter ATP-binding protein, which encodes MQLKISNVTKQYAKDKFGLVDFSMTLENGIVGLLGSNGAGKSTLMRIIATVSNPTSGTIKLNGKDILKYPNSMRKVLGYLPQDFGVYPNLTGYEFLKYIAALKGIGGKGLQTKVVQLLEGVNLMDVSNRPISTYSGGMKQRLGIAQVLLNDPKVLIFDEPTVGLDPVERVRFRNLISQLADERIVILSSHILADIEMIADEVVIMKNGLLVQKGFQSEIIDTVKNKVFELEVSKDNLQSFKDKFLVISTIQKREGVLVRVVSDTVLTHAISCEPTLEDAFLYLSNSYL
- a CDS encoding response regulator transcription factor, with product MKKINIAIVDDHSLFLEGLSSILKDVDNFNILITASSAKELLNQPNLATIDVLISDISMPEMDGIALSQMIKKQYPTIKILIVSMHEEIQIIKALIKTKIDGYLFKNADKKLLVSAITSVAQGNLFFSEAIKNKLIFTNEEEDESSTKSILPKLSSREKEILELIAKGLTINQIADTLFISHHTVVSHKQKLFYKFNVDKITSLVKKALDLEIIN